Proteins from a single region of Actinomycetes bacterium:
- the moeZ gene encoding adenylyltransferase/sulfurtransferase MoeZ, translating to MSLPPLVEPTEELTVDEVRRYSRHLIIPDVGMAGQRRLKSAKVLCVGAGGLGSPALMYLAAAGVGTLGIVEFDVVDESNLQRQIIHGQSTLGMSKAESAKQRIKEINPLINVQVHEERLDSDNVMELFGQYDLIVDGTDNFATRYLVNDAAVLLGKPYVWGSIYRFEGQASVFWAEHGPCYRCLYPEPPPPGMVPSCAEGGVLGVLCASIGSIQVTEAIKVLTGIGETMVGRLMLYDGLDMAYRSVKIRKDPNCAICGENPTVTELIDYEAFCGAVSDEAAEAAKDSTISVVMLQQMLAEREAGERDFELIDVREPNEYEIVNIPGATLIPKGEFLNGTALSSLPNDKQIVLHCKVGGRSAEVLAVVKDAGFADAIHVGGGVVAWVDQIEPHKPSY from the coding sequence GTGTCGCTGCCCCCACTGGTGGAGCCCACCGAGGAGTTGACCGTCGATGAGGTGCGTCGCTACAGCCGTCATCTGATCATTCCCGATGTTGGTATGGCTGGTCAGCGCCGACTCAAGAGCGCCAAAGTTCTATGTGTCGGTGCCGGTGGGCTGGGAAGCCCCGCCTTGATGTATCTGGCGGCAGCTGGCGTGGGCACGCTGGGCATCGTCGAGTTCGATGTGGTGGACGAGTCCAACCTGCAGCGGCAGATCATTCATGGTCAGTCCACGTTGGGTATGTCGAAGGCGGAATCGGCCAAGCAGCGCATCAAAGAGATCAACCCGTTGATCAATGTGCAGGTCCACGAGGAACGGCTCGACTCCGACAATGTGATGGAACTGTTTGGGCAGTACGACCTCATCGTGGATGGCACGGACAACTTCGCCACGCGTTACCTAGTCAACGACGCCGCTGTCCTGCTCGGCAAACCCTACGTCTGGGGTTCTATCTACCGATTCGAAGGACAAGCCTCAGTCTTTTGGGCAGAGCACGGTCCGTGCTATCGGTGCCTGTACCCAGAACCGCCGCCGCCCGGCATGGTGCCGTCCTGCGCAGAGGGTGGGGTGCTCGGCGTGCTGTGTGCCTCGATCGGGTCCATCCAGGTCACCGAGGCCATCAAGGTATTGACCGGTATTGGGGAAACCATGGTCGGGCGACTGATGTTGTACGACGGCCTCGATATGGCCTACCGCTCCGTCAAGATTCGTAAGGACCCCAACTGCGCCATTTGCGGCGAGAATCCGACCGTTACTGAGTTGATCGACTACGAAGCATTCTGTGGCGCCGTTTCCGATGAGGCGGCCGAGGCGGCCAAGGACTCCACTATCTCCGTGGTGATGCTGCAGCAGATGTTGGCGGAACGCGAGGCCGGCGAACGAGACTTCGAGTTGATCGATGTCCGCGAACCGAACGAGTACGAGATCGTGAACATCCCTGGTGCCACGCTGATCCCCAAGGGGGAGTTTCTCAACGGCACGGCGCTGTCGTCGTTGCCCAACGACAAGCAGATCGTGCTGCACTGCAAAGTAGGTGGTCGCTCGGCTGAGGTGCTGGCCGTGGTCAAGGATGCCGGTTTTGCCGACGCGATTCACGTGGGCGGCGGCGTGGTCGCCTGGGTCGATCAGATCGAACCGCACAAGCCCAGCTATTGA
- a CDS encoding (4Fe-4S)-binding protein, whose product MATRDYDQGELTVHWDSGKCIHSANCIRAAAKVFRPKERPWIDVSGADAETIAVAVDTCPTGAISYTWHNQEGRPTGAEAPATAAQVDVAIKVTADGPYEVAGPVRILDDDGGCIETTDKTWLCRCGNSQNKPFCDGSHRTAEFSDPRDDHGG is encoded by the coding sequence ATGGCAACGCGCGACTATGACCAAGGCGAACTGACTGTCCACTGGGATAGCGGTAAATGTATTCACTCGGCTAACTGCATTCGGGCTGCGGCCAAAGTGTTCCGTCCGAAAGAGCGTCCGTGGATTGACGTGTCTGGCGCCGACGCCGAAACGATCGCCGTAGCCGTCGATACCTGCCCGACTGGAGCAATCTCCTATACCTGGCACAACCAGGAAGGCCGCCCGACCGGTGCGGAGGCACCCGCAACCGCCGCGCAAGTGGACGTTGCCATCAAGGTGACCGCCGATGGCCCCTACGAGGTAGCGGGCCCGGTTCGAATCCTGGACGACGATGGCGGCTGCATTGAAACCACGGACAAGACGTGGCTGTGCCGCTGCGGCAACAGCCAAAACAAGCCGTTTTGCGATGGCTCACACCGTACGGCTGAGTTCTCTGACCCGCGCGATGATCACGGCGGCTAA
- a CDS encoding DUF3107 domain-containing protein, with protein MTTRKRTTSRSSAKASTGERVEVRIGVQHAARELVLESGDPAGVEKAVQDGLTAGGLVEITDVHGAKLLIPGDKLAYVELGAPSKPRVGFGAG; from the coding sequence ATGACCACCCGTAAAAGGACCACTAGCCGTTCCAGCGCCAAAGCCAGCACCGGCGAGCGCGTCGAAGTTCGCATCGGAGTGCAGCACGCCGCTCGCGAACTCGTACTGGAAAGCGGTGACCCAGCCGGAGTGGAGAAGGCGGTTCAGGATGGTCTGACCGCCGGCGGACTAGTGGAAATCACCGACGTCCACGGTGCCAAGTTGCTGATTCCAGGCGACAAACTGGCGTATGTGGAACTAGGCGCTCCCAGCAAGCCGCGCGTCGGCTTTGGCGCGGGCTAG
- a CDS encoding ferritin-like domain-containing protein, which yields MSPTPDDPAVLDLLGLIACGELFAFENLTKDSALSASLSAKAQLGAIACGEFAHFTQVRDRIVALGGDPDELVNSYIPILAEFHNNTAPRDLLEGLLKVYVGDGIAADFGREIAQLVDPDTKAFIDEVLSGNGQGEFVVPYVQQALSEDPGAAGRLALWGRRLMGEALAQAQRVAADRPALAQLVIGGVGSDGAGLADFSNMLARLTERHSERMVSLGLTP from the coding sequence ATGTCACCCACCCCAGATGACCCTGCTGTCCTCGATTTGTTGGGCCTAATTGCCTGCGGGGAGTTGTTTGCTTTCGAGAACCTGACCAAGGACTCCGCGCTGTCTGCCAGCTTGTCTGCCAAGGCCCAACTGGGAGCTATCGCCTGTGGCGAGTTCGCCCATTTCACCCAAGTGCGGGATCGCATTGTGGCGCTCGGTGGCGATCCAGATGAATTGGTTAACAGTTACATCCCGATTCTGGCGGAGTTTCACAACAACACCGCGCCCAGGGATCTGCTGGAAGGGCTGCTGAAGGTGTATGTCGGTGATGGCATCGCGGCCGACTTCGGGCGAGAGATTGCCCAGTTGGTGGACCCTGACACGAAGGCATTCATTGATGAGGTCCTGTCGGGCAACGGTCAGGGCGAGTTCGTCGTTCCCTACGTTCAGCAGGCGCTGTCGGAGGATCCTGGTGCAGCCGGCCGACTGGCGTTGTGGGGGCGACGGCTCATGGGGGAGGCGTTGGCGCAGGCGCAGCGGGTGGCGGCTGATCGGCCAGCGCTTGCGCAACTAGTGATCGGTGGCGTTGGTTCTGACGGTGCCGGGCTGGCAGATTTCAGCAACATGTTGGCGAGGCTGACGGAGCGGCACAGTGAACGGATGGTCAGTCTGGGGCTGACCCCCTGA
- a CDS encoding ATP-dependent helicase: MAAEPSHRSPDELAQAAAGGLATAEMQLDDVQQAVVDTTTSVLLLGGAGTGKSATVQAASIGLTSRLGADRVLGITHDRSMARSWQARTAQELPGIAPRISTVVGLAGTILAETGQPQPRLLTAPEQEVRIRELLAGAAPADADLGADPEQPSWPAEWSTAVGTRAFARQLRRAVSHVRLRAWDPAELARVSAAQQDHGWLAVARFVDEYLQVLDWEGSVDYVEAVLRALRYVESGVWRGQPFAAVVIDDAQDLAPLELKLLRAVLVTDGQLIAAGDPDQSIWSFRGADPAVLADLARSSHCQVLSRCYRGPAELRDARAQLLGNRWYPGLPADLARPLRSPAIIDEVPGELALLEFDDPTSQSAHIAARLRAARAAGVPWRDMAVLSASATQDLPELIRSLGRAQIPVSVPGDDLPLVMQPAVAAVIAAARLSLDWGRDSLSSQEVEHVLSSELGGLGPADLRALRRWLRTRPTDEVLDADPVAPVTLAQVCTDAELRAELTERLPYLSHRIEALVDRLATAARFERQGRPPAEVLWALWDGPWPRRLRERALQSGAAGIAADRDLDAVMQLFRMAQRAPERWGGTRGLRAFLAEVESQQIAAEPDLQQQSYRDAVAVMSLRRSKGKQWQLVMVTGVQESVFGGGHPADGLFQLGRLTDSELLPLPAPAPLGEDRRLLGMALGRSSADVVLCAAGGVDDPPATLVAELGSGWQRVSGHPAEPQTPIELIARLRDVAADPAQRSAAARSLARLAHAGDGAAALVPAADVNRWPGVSDWTSAPAPIRRDDAPMRLSASAIEGLTDCPLRWFLGREAKGGRPLGTPAQFGLIVHEAVSELIKARQAGQDLDPEQLLAQLWTDDGYEAEWSAAMQRDEALAAIRRAELWLTDRWHLVESERALDKLFTLPDSESQVRLRGAIDLVERDEDGTARVWDFKTQGTAHSKADTASNQQLATYQLALALEQDDGQPVDGAGFVYLRLDAGKNNPQPATRQQESVDIDTQLAHTADLVRIVGEEEFPAHPGAQCARCDFRDSCPAQGGQ, encoded by the coding sequence ATGGCGGCAGAGCCTTCCCATCGTTCGCCGGATGAGCTGGCCCAGGCGGCGGCCGGTGGGCTCGCGACGGCCGAGATGCAATTGGATGACGTCCAACAGGCAGTTGTCGACACGACTACCTCCGTTCTACTCCTCGGCGGTGCTGGCACCGGGAAGTCCGCTACCGTGCAAGCGGCCAGCATCGGATTGACCTCGCGGCTCGGTGCAGATCGGGTACTAGGCATTACCCATGACCGATCAATGGCGCGCTCCTGGCAAGCCAGAACAGCTCAGGAACTTCCTGGGATCGCGCCGCGGATCTCGACCGTCGTCGGACTTGCGGGAACCATCCTGGCCGAAACCGGTCAGCCGCAACCAAGACTGTTGACTGCTCCGGAACAGGAGGTTCGGATCCGGGAACTTCTCGCTGGTGCAGCACCCGCGGACGCAGATCTGGGCGCAGATCCGGAGCAGCCGAGCTGGCCAGCCGAGTGGTCCACCGCCGTGGGTACCCGAGCCTTTGCCCGGCAACTGCGCCGAGCAGTGTCCCATGTGCGTTTGCGTGCGTGGGATCCTGCGGAACTGGCGCGGGTGTCAGCCGCGCAACAGGATCACGGCTGGCTCGCGGTTGCGAGATTCGTCGACGAATACCTGCAGGTGCTGGACTGGGAAGGGTCGGTCGATTACGTCGAGGCGGTGTTGCGGGCGCTGCGCTATGTGGAGTCAGGGGTGTGGCGGGGGCAACCCTTCGCCGCAGTTGTCATCGATGACGCGCAGGACCTAGCCCCGCTGGAACTGAAACTGCTGCGAGCCGTACTAGTCACGGACGGTCAGTTGATTGCCGCTGGTGATCCCGACCAGAGCATCTGGTCTTTCCGAGGCGCTGACCCGGCGGTCTTGGCGGACTTGGCCCGCAGTAGCCACTGTCAGGTGTTGTCTCGCTGCTACCGGGGACCTGCAGAATTACGGGATGCCCGAGCTCAATTGCTTGGTAATCGCTGGTATCCCGGGTTGCCGGCGGACCTAGCTCGGCCGCTTCGCAGTCCGGCCATCATTGACGAAGTGCCAGGTGAGTTGGCGCTACTGGAGTTCGATGATCCAACCTCGCAATCGGCTCATATAGCCGCTCGGCTGCGGGCGGCGCGTGCGGCCGGAGTTCCCTGGCGTGACATGGCGGTGCTGTCAGCCTCCGCCACGCAAGATCTACCCGAACTCATCCGCAGTCTGGGTCGGGCGCAGATACCGGTGAGCGTGCCAGGCGATGATCTACCGCTGGTGATGCAACCGGCAGTGGCGGCAGTTATCGCGGCCGCCCGACTCAGCTTGGATTGGGGGCGAGATTCGTTGTCTTCCCAGGAAGTCGAACACGTACTGAGTTCGGAACTAGGTGGGCTGGGGCCGGCCGATCTGCGGGCATTACGTCGCTGGCTGCGGACGCGACCTACAGATGAGGTCTTGGACGCGGATCCAGTAGCGCCAGTGACGTTGGCCCAGGTCTGCACCGATGCCGAGCTGCGGGCTGAACTGACCGAGCGGCTCCCGTATCTGTCGCATCGGATTGAGGCGTTAGTGGATCGGCTCGCGACTGCGGCCCGGTTCGAACGACAAGGTCGACCGCCAGCGGAGGTTTTGTGGGCGTTGTGGGATGGGCCCTGGCCGCGGCGACTGCGGGAACGTGCGCTGCAGTCGGGTGCCGCCGGGATAGCAGCGGATCGCGACCTGGATGCAGTGATGCAGCTGTTTCGGATGGCACAACGTGCACCGGAACGCTGGGGCGGGACCCGAGGGTTGCGAGCGTTCCTCGCTGAGGTGGAATCCCAGCAAATCGCCGCCGAACCAGACCTACAGCAGCAGTCTTATCGGGATGCAGTTGCGGTGATGTCGCTGCGCCGCAGCAAGGGTAAACAATGGCAACTGGTCATGGTGACCGGTGTGCAGGAATCGGTCTTTGGTGGCGGCCATCCGGCTGATGGACTGTTCCAATTGGGTCGATTGACGGACTCAGAGTTGCTGCCGCTGCCAGCACCGGCGCCGCTGGGGGAAGATCGGCGACTGTTGGGTATGGCGCTGGGACGCAGCAGCGCGGATGTGGTCTTATGTGCCGCAGGAGGCGTGGACGATCCACCCGCCACTCTGGTGGCTGAACTCGGTAGCGGGTGGCAGCGAGTGTCCGGACACCCTGCCGAGCCGCAAACCCCGATTGAACTCATCGCGAGGTTGCGCGATGTCGCCGCGGATCCAGCACAACGCAGCGCGGCAGCGCGGTCGCTCGCGCGACTCGCACATGCGGGCGACGGAGCGGCCGCCCTCGTGCCGGCAGCAGATGTTAATCGCTGGCCGGGAGTCAGTGATTGGACTTCTGCGCCGGCGCCGATTCGCCGTGACGACGCGCCCATGCGCTTGTCTGCCTCAGCCATCGAGGGGCTGACCGACTGTCCACTGCGGTGGTTTTTGGGTCGTGAGGCCAAAGGCGGTCGCCCGCTGGGAACACCGGCCCAGTTCGGCTTGATCGTGCACGAGGCGGTGTCTGAGCTCATCAAGGCTCGACAAGCGGGACAAGACCTCGACCCAGAGCAGTTGCTGGCGCAGTTGTGGACCGATGATGGCTATGAAGCCGAGTGGAGCGCGGCGATGCAACGAGACGAAGCGCTCGCAGCCATTCGTCGAGCCGAACTGTGGCTGACCGACCGCTGGCATTTAGTGGAATCGGAACGCGCTCTGGACAAACTTTTCACCCTGCCCGACTCCGAGTCACAAGTGCGGCTACGAGGCGCCATCGACCTGGTCGAGCGGGACGAGGATGGCACGGCCAGAGTGTGGGACTTCAAGACTCAAGGCACTGCGCACTCCAAAGCTGATACGGCCAGCAATCAACAACTAGCTACCTATCAGTTGGCGCTAGCGCTGGAACAGGATGACGGTCAACCGGTTGACGGGGCAGGTTTCGTTTATCTGCGTCTCGATGCCGGTAAGAACAATCCGCAGCCAGCCACAAGGCAGCAGGAGTCGGTGGACATCGACACGCAGCTAGCTCACACCGCCGATCTCGTCCGAATCGTGGGTGAGGAAGAGTTTCCTGCGCACCCCGGCGCCCAATGTGCCAGATGCGATTTCCGCGACAGTTGTCCAGCACAGGGAGGCCAGTAG
- a CDS encoding alpha/beta hydrolase, giving the protein MSDEQSLVQPPPVTEEWLANRMVSVRRVDRGGAPAVFVHGLGGSALNWTDLGQLMAGRLDSWAIDLPGFGWSPPPRDGNYSMPGHASAVRDLITERIGSPVHLFGNSMGGAISVLLAARHPELIRSLTLISPALPGGRITKNNVHLPVIAVPGAGERIVSRYLQVPADLRARATVEVCFGDMDRMHPQRMDEAIEEVKRRDKLSYPADAFARSTRGLVQAMLGRKGVDLHEAVSKVTAPTLLLYGRRDRLVDPRNSSKLAASFRDARVVVIPDSGHVAQMEHPEMVAGVWRDLIGSPRPQVAAEPS; this is encoded by the coding sequence ATGTCCGATGAGCAGTCGCTAGTCCAACCACCACCGGTCACAGAAGAGTGGCTGGCCAATCGAATGGTCTCGGTGCGACGGGTTGACCGAGGTGGTGCGCCGGCCGTCTTCGTGCATGGATTGGGCGGTTCTGCCCTGAACTGGACCGACTTGGGGCAGTTGATGGCAGGGCGGTTGGATTCCTGGGCGATCGACCTGCCTGGCTTCGGATGGTCGCCGCCACCGCGTGACGGCAACTATTCCATGCCCGGGCACGCCTCGGCGGTGCGTGACTTGATCACCGAGCGAATCGGCTCGCCCGTCCACCTGTTCGGCAACTCGATGGGTGGTGCGATATCGGTGCTGCTCGCTGCGCGTCATCCCGAGTTGATCCGTAGCCTGACGCTCATTTCACCGGCCTTGCCGGGTGGTCGGATCACCAAGAACAACGTGCACCTACCGGTAATTGCAGTTCCCGGTGCCGGGGAGCGTATCGTCTCGCGGTACTTGCAGGTGCCGGCGGATCTTCGAGCGCGCGCCACGGTAGAGGTGTGTTTCGGGGATATGGACCGGATGCATCCACAGCGCATGGACGAGGCTATTGAAGAGGTGAAGCGACGCGACAAGTTGTCCTACCCGGCCGATGCCTTCGCCCGATCCACTCGTGGCCTGGTCCAAGCCATGTTGGGTCGCAAGGGAGTTGATTTGCACGAAGCGGTCAGCAAAGTCACCGCACCCACTCTGCTGCTGTACGGCCGTCGGGACCGGCTGGTCGATCCGCGGAATTCCTCGAAACTTGCGGCCAGCTTCCGAGACGCCCGGGTCGTGGTCATCCCCGATTCTGGGCACGTCGCACAGATGGAGCATCCCGAGATGGTGGCGGGCGTGTGGCGAGATTTGATCGGATCGCCCCGTCCGCAGGTAGCGGCGGAACCGTCATAG
- a CDS encoding lysylphosphatidylglycerol synthase domain-containing protein, with product MTTADQGSRPPADSVESAASGSADEALAAPADGDATDTAMTEVIQPSGTATQPNSGQAVTPTPDSADGDTGENTLVIEDGVISKRLRRPMDLVRLVAAVAASIAVAALAYFATNATSSLGEEVSAASRSLPEILVGLLRLIGNLGLLALPVASAVDLLLRGRGRQLVDALAGFFLAVVLLLGAQLSIEYFELSRWQVALAGSTSPNDTPLIPLFGGLVAYITVARLMARRPWNAFSILVVVSLGVLIVTAGSTALAGLGLSVLVGWAAGLLTRYALGTPTTRPSGVKVAQTLERADLPVVVLRATERTGMGRMYLATRTSGPALNVIVLDRDLEGAGLIQDFWRSLRLREDAGSRSFNMRRTLEQRALLSYSAQIAGVATPQLLAAREVSADSCLLVYEKTAGRRLQELAVDEITDAMLDEIWQSVAQLRAAGIAHRALNSHNIQLDTAGSVELLRIDNGSVAASDVSLRIDLAELLCSLGLLVGADRAVASGRRVLGSDVIAKALPVLQPVALSSETKKAVRKNKDLLAHIRDALIEVQPDATVEQIELERIKPRTVLMIAGGTIAVYVLLSQLANVDLVGLFRDASWWWVGLAFAASLLTYPATAWQLSGFVPEKLKLLPTTAVQLAGDFVTLITPPTLGSVGVNMRYLTKIGIHPVLATASIGVSQVGAFMVHVLMLIGFGIAAGTQAASSGFSFELPPVAVIAVLAVLVVIVVLAMLRPVRTVVWKRIGPLMKEVVPRMVTVAQRPWKIVEGVGGSALVNVGYILCLAACVEAFGGELSLPLVALAYLAGSVIGQAAPTPGGLGAVEAAIVAGLTFAGLDAGIAVSSVLLYRVITFWLPVAPGYLTFNLLQRKGYL from the coding sequence ATGACCACCGCCGATCAGGGGTCCCGACCCCCCGCAGATTCAGTAGAATCTGCGGCTTCCGGATCGGCGGATGAGGCACTGGCGGCTCCCGCTGACGGCGATGCAACTGACACTGCGATGACCGAAGTGATCCAGCCGAGCGGGACAGCGACCCAGCCGAACTCCGGCCAAGCAGTCACCCCGACACCCGATTCGGCAGATGGTGATACCGGCGAAAACACGCTGGTCATCGAAGACGGGGTTATTAGTAAGCGACTACGCCGCCCCATGGATCTGGTTCGGCTGGTCGCGGCGGTGGCAGCCAGTATCGCCGTCGCTGCGCTGGCCTACTTCGCGACTAATGCCACCTCAAGCCTGGGCGAGGAGGTCTCCGCGGCCTCCCGCAGCCTGCCGGAAATCCTCGTGGGCCTCCTACGCCTCATCGGGAACCTAGGATTGCTGGCGCTGCCGGTGGCATCCGCCGTCGACCTGCTCCTGCGCGGCCGCGGTCGGCAATTGGTCGATGCCCTCGCGGGCTTTTTCCTCGCAGTAGTTCTACTCCTCGGCGCGCAGCTATCCATCGAGTACTTTGAGCTGTCCCGGTGGCAGGTCGCGCTGGCGGGCAGCACCAGCCCCAACGACACTCCACTCATTCCGCTGTTCGGCGGCTTGGTGGCTTACATCACCGTGGCACGGTTGATGGCTCGGCGACCCTGGAACGCCTTCTCGATTCTGGTCGTTGTATCGCTGGGAGTACTGATTGTCACCGCGGGCAGCACAGCTCTGGCGGGGCTCGGCCTGTCGGTGTTGGTCGGCTGGGCAGCGGGCCTGCTGACGCGGTACGCGCTCGGTACCCCGACCACTCGACCGAGTGGTGTGAAGGTCGCACAGACTCTCGAACGGGCCGACCTGCCGGTAGTGGTGTTGCGGGCCACCGAAAGAACCGGCATGGGTCGGATGTATCTGGCCACGAGAACCTCAGGCCCCGCCTTAAATGTGATCGTGCTCGACCGCGACTTGGAAGGCGCTGGCCTGATCCAAGATTTCTGGCGGTCGCTGCGCCTGCGCGAGGATGCCGGCAGTCGTAGTTTCAACATGCGCCGCACGCTGGAGCAGCGGGCGCTGCTCTCTTACTCAGCACAGATCGCGGGTGTCGCCACACCACAGTTGTTGGCCGCTCGCGAAGTCTCAGCTGACTCCTGCTTATTGGTTTACGAAAAGACCGCCGGCCGCCGACTGCAGGAACTGGCCGTCGATGAAATCACCGATGCGATGCTAGACGAAATCTGGCAATCAGTGGCACAACTACGGGCTGCAGGTATCGCTCACCGCGCTCTCAACTCCCATAACATTCAGCTCGACACTGCCGGCAGTGTCGAGCTACTACGCATCGACAACGGCAGCGTGGCCGCCAGCGATGTATCCCTGCGCATTGACCTCGCGGAACTGCTGTGTTCGCTAGGGCTCCTGGTCGGCGCAGATCGAGCTGTCGCATCCGGACGTCGGGTGTTGGGCAGCGACGTCATCGCTAAGGCACTTCCGGTGCTGCAGCCAGTTGCGCTCAGCAGCGAGACCAAAAAGGCGGTGCGTAAGAACAAGGACCTGCTGGCACACATCCGAGATGCGCTCATTGAGGTGCAACCGGACGCAACCGTCGAACAGATTGAACTGGAGCGGATCAAGCCGCGCACGGTACTGATGATTGCTGGCGGCACGATCGCGGTATACGTACTGTTGTCGCAGTTGGCCAATGTTGATCTGGTTGGCCTGTTCCGGGACGCCTCGTGGTGGTGGGTCGGGCTCGCCTTCGCGGCCTCGCTACTCACCTACCCAGCGACAGCCTGGCAACTCAGCGGTTTCGTGCCAGAGAAGCTCAAACTGCTGCCCACAACCGCAGTCCAACTGGCGGGCGACTTTGTCACCTTGATCACCCCACCAACGCTTGGTTCAGTCGGGGTCAACATGCGCTACCTCACCAAGATTGGTATCCATCCAGTCCTCGCCACCGCGAGCATCGGGGTGTCGCAGGTGGGCGCGTTTATGGTGCATGTGCTGATGCTGATCGGCTTTGGTATCGCTGCCGGTACCCAGGCAGCTAGCAGCGGTTTCAGCTTTGAACTGCCACCGGTCGCGGTGATAGCAGTTCTCGCAGTTCTGGTCGTCATCGTGGTGTTGGCCATGCTGCGGCCAGTCCGCACAGTGGTGTGGAAGCGTATTGGCCCACTGATGAAGGAAGTCGTGCCGCGAATGGTGACGGTGGCACAACGACCCTGGAAAATCGTGGAGGGCGTGGGCGGCAGCGCCTTGGTCAATGTCGGCTACATCCTCTGCCTCGCCGCTTGCGTCGAAGCTTTTGGCGGTGAACTGAGCTTGCCGCTGGTAGCACTGGCCTATCTGGCTGGCTCAGTCATTGGACAGGCGGCACCCACTCCCGGCGGTTTGGGTGCGGTGGAAGCCGCTATCGTCGCGGGCCTCACCTTCGCCGGCCTCGATGCTGGCATCGCAGTCTCATCGGTCTTGCTGTACCGGGTCATCACCTTCTGGTTGCCGGTGGCTCCCGGGTATCTCACCTTCAACCTGTTGCAGCGCAAGGGCTATCTGTAG
- a CDS encoding TetR/AcrR family transcriptional regulator produces the protein MTTTPGRAVRLPRGERRESLLQAAREVFVDSGYHSAAMDDIARRAGVTKPVLYQHFSSKQELYLAVLDEGVEDVLAAVGKGLQSSPDNRSRVAATMDAYLGFMARDDGVYRLVFESDLVNLPAVRDRMESVNAECAQLVSQVIAEDTGLSAEESTLLAFGLIGLAQTAARQWLRNPHTIARPDAGSLLASLAWRGISGFPKNPNPEQ, from the coding sequence GTGACCACCACACCCGGACGGGCTGTTCGACTACCCCGCGGCGAGCGCCGCGAGTCATTGCTGCAGGCCGCACGGGAAGTATTTGTCGACTCCGGCTATCACTCAGCAGCCATGGACGACATCGCGCGACGCGCCGGAGTCACCAAACCCGTGCTCTACCAGCACTTCAGCTCCAAACAAGAGTTGTACCTCGCCGTTCTCGACGAGGGAGTGGAAGATGTACTAGCAGCGGTGGGTAAGGGACTTCAGTCCAGCCCGGACAACCGCAGCCGAGTCGCGGCGACTATGGATGCCTACCTCGGTTTCATGGCCCGCGACGATGGCGTCTATCGCCTAGTCTTTGAATCCGATCTGGTGAACCTGCCCGCTGTCCGTGACCGGATGGAAAGCGTCAACGCAGAGTGCGCCCAGCTGGTTTCCCAAGTCATCGCAGAAGACACCGGGCTGTCGGCGGAAGAATCCACCCTGCTGGCATTCGGTCTCATCGGACTCGCGCAAACTGCCGCCCGACAGTGGCTGCGCAACCCACACACCATCGCCCGACCTGACGCTGGCTCACTGCTGGCCTCTCTCGCCTGGCGTGGCATTTCTGGTTTCCCCAAGAACCCCAACCCGGAACAATAG